A genomic segment from Curtobacterium sp. MCSS17_007 encodes:
- the hisH gene encoding imidazole glycerol phosphate synthase subunit HisH, with the protein MTAKPNVVVLDYGSGNVHSAAKALERAGADVTLTADKQAALRADGLLVPGVGAFAAVVDQLEGVRGGEIVDHRLAGGRPVLGICVGMQVMFARGVERGADVEGLGQWPGVVEEIEAEVLPHMGWNTVEAPEDSVLFDGLHDERFYFVHSYGVTDFPLDAYGPFRAPRLTWSEHGQRFVAAVENGPLTATQFHPEKSGEPGIRLLRNWVDSL; encoded by the coding sequence CCGCCAAGCCGAACGTCGTCGTCCTCGACTACGGATCGGGCAACGTCCACTCCGCGGCGAAGGCACTCGAGCGCGCCGGGGCCGACGTGACGCTGACGGCCGACAAGCAGGCCGCCCTCCGGGCCGACGGCCTGCTCGTGCCGGGCGTCGGCGCGTTCGCCGCGGTCGTCGACCAGCTCGAAGGGGTCCGCGGCGGCGAGATCGTCGACCACCGCCTCGCCGGCGGCCGCCCGGTGCTCGGGATCTGCGTCGGCATGCAGGTCATGTTCGCCCGCGGTGTCGAGCGCGGTGCAGACGTCGAGGGCCTGGGCCAGTGGCCCGGCGTCGTCGAGGAGATCGAGGCCGAGGTGCTGCCGCACATGGGGTGGAACACGGTCGAGGCGCCCGAGGACTCGGTCCTCTTCGACGGGCTGCACGACGAGCGCTTCTACTTCGTGCACTCGTACGGCGTGACGGACTTCCCGCTCGACGCGTACGGCCCGTTCCGTGCGCCGCGCCTGACCTGGTCCGAGCACGGGCAGCGCTTCGTCGCGGCCGTCGAGAACGGGCCGCTCACCGCCACCCAGTTCCACCCGGAGAAGTCGGGGGAGCCGGGGATCCGGCTGCTCCGCAACTGGGTCGACTCGCTCTGA
- a CDS encoding AAA family ATPase yields the protein MRTNPTTTPGTDEIPVGPTGRPVRQFPVPEQLDGHGPARIIALCNQKGGVGKTTTSINLGAALAEYGRKVLAVDFDPQGALSAGLGVRTHDVPTVYDLLMGAVKDPREVIRPTNVPMLDVIPANIDLSAAEVHLVNEVAREQILASVLRKVSNDYDLILVDCQPSLGLLTVNALTAAHGVLIPLECEFFALRGVALLIETIDKVRDRLNPALRLDGILATMYDSRTLHSREVMERVVETFDDHVLDTVIGRTVKFPDATVSARPITQTAPEHAAAHAYRALARELVERGAVA from the coding sequence GTGAGGACGAACCCGACGACCACCCCCGGCACCGACGAGATCCCGGTCGGCCCCACCGGTCGGCCCGTGCGGCAGTTCCCCGTACCCGAGCAACTCGACGGTCACGGCCCCGCCCGCATCATCGCGCTCTGCAACCAGAAGGGCGGCGTCGGCAAGACCACGACGTCGATCAACCTCGGAGCGGCGCTCGCCGAGTACGGGCGCAAGGTCCTGGCCGTCGACTTCGACCCGCAGGGCGCGCTGTCAGCCGGCCTCGGTGTCCGCACCCACGACGTCCCCACCGTCTACGACCTGCTCATGGGCGCCGTGAAGGACCCGCGCGAGGTCATCCGGCCCACGAACGTGCCGATGCTCGACGTCATCCCGGCGAACATCGACCTGTCCGCGGCCGAGGTCCACCTCGTCAACGAGGTCGCCCGTGAGCAGATCCTCGCGAGCGTCCTCCGCAAGGTGTCGAACGACTACGACCTCATCCTGGTCGACTGCCAGCCGTCGCTCGGGCTGCTCACCGTCAACGCCCTGACCGCCGCGCACGGGGTGCTCATCCCGCTCGAGTGCGAGTTCTTCGCGCTGCGCGGTGTGGCACTGCTCATCGAGACGATCGACAAGGTGCGCGACCGGCTCAACCCGGCGCTGCGGCTCGACGGCATCCTCGCCACGATGTACGACTCGCGGACCCTGCACTCGCGAGAGGTCATGGAGCGCGTCGTGGAGACCTTCGACGACCACGTGCTCGACACGGTGATCGGCCGCACCGTGAAGTTCCCGGACGCCACGGTCTCCGCGCGCCCGATCACGCAGACGGCACCGGAGCACGCCGCGGCGCACGCGTACCGGGCGCTCGCCAGGGAGCTCGTCGAGCGTGGCGCCGTCGCCTGA
- a CDS encoding SseB family protein, producing the protein MAGISNGRGTGPDAPEPGATDDAHTPGGAADSAGNPWAGRTFDAHDDAFADDDGLADPAVVAAVAALQQGGSQRAVVDALRGARLLIPLVAEAGDVGHTADGKLVDKTQELSIVTVAGPDGRSVMPAFTSAEAMRSWDATARPVPADSRRVAMAAASEETQLVVLDPTAPTEFVLRRPAVWAIGQDLPWTPCFEDPEVAQAFAESVGEERAVARVELSPGDPLGRFAGAELTVGLALHPGLDQAAVQALVGRLQQRWTADAVIADRVDSMRVALRPA; encoded by the coding sequence GTGGCGGGCATCTCGAACGGGCGCGGCACCGGGCCCGACGCCCCGGAGCCGGGCGCGACCGACGACGCCCACACGCCGGGCGGCGCCGCGGACTCCGCGGGCAACCCCTGGGCAGGTCGGACCTTCGACGCGCACGACGACGCCTTCGCGGACGACGACGGGTTGGCTGACCCGGCGGTCGTCGCGGCCGTCGCCGCGCTGCAGCAGGGCGGCTCGCAGCGGGCGGTCGTGGACGCCCTCCGCGGCGCCCGACTGCTCATCCCCCTCGTCGCCGAGGCCGGCGACGTCGGGCACACGGCCGACGGGAAGCTCGTCGACAAGACCCAGGAGCTGTCGATCGTCACGGTCGCCGGACCCGACGGTCGCAGCGTGATGCCCGCGTTCACCTCGGCCGAGGCGATGCGGTCGTGGGACGCCACCGCCCGCCCCGTACCCGCAGACTCGCGCCGCGTCGCGATGGCCGCGGCGAGCGAGGAGACCCAGCTGGTCGTCCTCGACCCGACGGCGCCGACCGAGTTCGTGCTGCGGCGCCCCGCCGTCTGGGCGATCGGCCAGGACCTGCCGTGGACGCCGTGCTTCGAGGACCCGGAGGTCGCGCAGGCGTTCGCGGAGTCCGTCGGCGAGGAACGTGCGGTCGCACGGGTCGAGCTCTCACCGGGCGACCCGCTCGGCCGCTTCGCCGGCGCCGAGCTGACGGTCGGTCTGGCCCTCCACCCCGGGCTCGACCAGGCCGCGGTGCAGGCCCTGGTCGGCCGGTTGCAGCAGCGGTGGACCGCCGATGCGGTCATCGCGGACCGGGTGGACAGCATGCGGGTGGCGCTCCGTCCGGCGTGA
- a CDS encoding oxidoreductase: MTTNSLPGGTYDLGDLEVTRFGYGAMQLAGPHVFGPPADRDEAVRVLRTAVELGITHIDTADFYGPHVTNEIIREALHPYPEQVHIVTKVGSRRNDKGQWPPARKPEQLVEDVHANLDRLGLEQLDVVNLRVGGFDAPEPGSIAPQFEALAELQQQGKIRHLGLSTVTGAQLVEALGIAPVVCVQNMYNVAQRGDDDLVDLTAAEGIAYVPYFPLGGFSPIQSEALDAVAERLGESRLSVALAWLLQRSDNILLIPGTSSVEHLRQNVEGTGITLPADAIRELDAIGAA, from the coding sequence ATGACGACGAACAGCCTCCCCGGTGGCACCTACGACCTCGGCGACCTCGAGGTCACCCGCTTCGGCTACGGCGCGATGCAGCTCGCCGGCCCGCACGTCTTCGGCCCGCCGGCCGACCGCGACGAGGCCGTCCGGGTACTGCGCACGGCGGTCGAACTCGGCATCACCCACATCGACACCGCGGACTTCTACGGACCGCACGTCACGAACGAGATCATCCGCGAAGCCCTGCACCCGTACCCCGAGCAGGTCCACATCGTCACGAAGGTCGGGTCACGCCGGAACGACAAGGGGCAGTGGCCGCCCGCGCGGAAGCCCGAGCAGCTCGTCGAGGACGTGCATGCGAACCTCGACCGGCTCGGTCTCGAGCAGCTCGATGTCGTCAACCTCCGCGTCGGTGGCTTCGACGCCCCGGAGCCGGGCAGCATCGCCCCGCAGTTCGAGGCGCTCGCCGAACTGCAGCAGCAGGGCAAGATCCGCCACCTCGGACTCTCGACCGTGACGGGCGCGCAGCTCGTCGAGGCCCTCGGGATCGCGCCCGTGGTCTGCGTGCAGAACATGTACAACGTGGCGCAGCGCGGGGACGACGACCTCGTCGACCTCACGGCGGCCGAGGGCATCGCGTACGTGCCGTACTTCCCCCTCGGGGGCTTCTCGCCCATCCAGTCCGAGGCGCTCGACGCGGTCGCGGAGCGACTGGGGGAGTCGCGCCTGTCGGTCGCCCTCGCTTGGCTGCTCCAGCGCTCGGACAACATCCTGCTCATCCCTGGCACGTCCTCGGTGGAGCACCTGCGGCAGAACGTCGAAGGTACGGGCATCACGCTGCCGGCCGACGCGATCCGAGAGCTGGACGCGATCGGCGCAGCCTGA
- the der gene encoding ribosome biogenesis GTPase Der, which yields MAQQDSHDNDDFPEYDDALGERLAGLDDAEADQRANALRAGLDEYELDEEDVALLEAGEIGEDGVHYLPAYPVLAIVGRPNVGKSALVNRIIGRREAVVQDVPGVTRDRVSYKAEWNDKRFTLVDTGGWEPDARGINASVAAQAEVAVDLADAVLFVVDVTVGITATDEHVVKMLRGTDRPVIVVANKADDDRRDLDAYELWNLGLGEPHPVSALHGRGVADLMDLIIKTLPDTSAVAKQEVGGPRRVAILGRPNVGKSSLLNKAAGEERVVVNDLAGTTRDPVDEQIELGGRVWRFVDTAGIRKRVHLQQGADFYASLRTTAALEKAEVAVVVLDVTEPISTQDLRIIDLVLESGRALVLAYNKWDLLDDDRRRYLEREIEQDLAHVAWAPRVNISARTGRHLEKLVPALETALESWDTRIPTGKVNAFIAELVQEHPHPVRGGKQPRILFGTQASSQPPTFVLFTSAFLDPQYRRFITRRLREVWGFEGTPINVNMRVRERRKRT from the coding sequence ATGGCCCAGCAGGACAGCCACGACAACGACGACTTCCCGGAGTACGACGACGCGCTCGGTGAGCGGCTCGCCGGTCTCGACGACGCCGAGGCGGACCAGCGCGCCAACGCGCTCCGTGCCGGGCTCGACGAGTACGAGCTCGACGAGGAGGACGTCGCCCTCCTCGAGGCGGGCGAGATCGGTGAGGACGGCGTCCACTACCTGCCCGCGTACCCGGTGCTCGCGATCGTCGGTCGGCCGAACGTCGGCAAGTCGGCGCTCGTCAACCGCATCATCGGTCGACGTGAGGCCGTCGTGCAGGACGTCCCCGGCGTCACCCGCGACCGCGTGAGCTACAAGGCCGAGTGGAACGACAAGCGCTTCACGCTCGTCGACACCGGCGGGTGGGAGCCCGACGCCCGGGGCATCAACGCCTCGGTCGCCGCCCAGGCAGAGGTCGCGGTCGACCTGGCCGACGCCGTGCTCTTCGTGGTCGACGTCACGGTCGGCATCACCGCGACCGACGAGCACGTCGTCAAGATGCTCCGCGGTACCGACCGCCCGGTCATCGTCGTCGCGAACAAGGCCGACGACGACCGCCGCGACCTCGACGCGTACGAGCTGTGGAACCTCGGGCTCGGCGAGCCGCACCCGGTGTCCGCGCTGCACGGCCGCGGTGTGGCCGACCTCATGGACCTCATCATCAAGACGCTGCCGGACACGTCGGCCGTCGCGAAGCAGGAGGTCGGCGGACCCCGTCGCGTCGCGATCCTCGGCCGACCGAACGTCGGCAAGAGCTCGCTGCTCAACAAGGCGGCGGGTGAGGAGCGCGTCGTCGTGAACGACCTCGCGGGCACCACGCGCGACCCGGTGGACGAGCAGATCGAGCTCGGTGGCCGCGTCTGGCGCTTCGTCGACACCGCCGGCATCCGGAAGCGCGTGCACCTGCAGCAGGGCGCCGACTTCTACGCGTCGCTCCGCACCACTGCGGCGCTCGAGAAGGCCGAGGTCGCCGTCGTCGTGCTCGACGTGACGGAACCGATCTCGACGCAGGACCTCCGGATCATCGACCTGGTGCTCGAGTCCGGCCGCGCGCTCGTCCTGGCCTACAACAAGTGGGACCTGCTCGACGACGACCGTCGCCGCTACCTCGAGCGCGAGATCGAGCAGGACCTGGCGCACGTCGCCTGGGCACCGCGCGTGAACATCTCGGCACGGACCGGCCGTCACCTCGAGAAGCTCGTGCCGGCGCTCGAGACCGCGCTCGAGTCGTGGGACACCCGCATCCCGACCGGCAAGGTCAACGCCTTCATCGCCGAGCTCGTGCAGGAGCACCCGCACCCGGTCCGTGGCGGCAAGCAGCCCCGCATCCTGTTCGGGACCCAGGCGTCGAGCCAGCCGCCGACGTTCGTGCTGTTCACGTCGGCCTTCCTCGACCCGCAGTACCGCCGCTTCATCACCCGCCGTCTACGCGAGGTGTGGGGCTTCGAGGGCACCCCGATCAACGTCAACATGCGGGTGCGCGAGCGCCGCAAGCGTACGTAG
- the priA gene encoding bifunctional 1-(5-phosphoribosyl)-5-((5-phosphoribosylamino)methylideneamino)imidazole-4-carboxamide isomerase/phosphoribosylanthranilate isomerase PriA produces the protein MTDLTATPPLVLLPAVDVVDGQAVRLTQGEAGSETSYGDPVAAARTWRDQGAEWIHLVDLDAAFGRGDNRRVIAKAIHEVEGVSVELSGGIRDDASLEAALATGAARVNLGTAALEKPEWAARVIGEYGEQIAVGLDVRGTTLASRGWTEDAGDLWEVLDRLEAAGCARYVVTDVTKDGTLQGPNVELLRAVCDRTDQPVVASGGISTLDDLRALRELVPHGLEGAIIGKALYSGAFTLPAALDIASE, from the coding sequence ATGACCGACCTCACCGCGACCCCGCCCCTCGTCCTGCTGCCCGCCGTCGACGTCGTCGACGGCCAGGCCGTCCGCCTCACCCAGGGCGAGGCCGGCAGCGAGACCTCGTACGGCGACCCGGTCGCCGCCGCCCGCACCTGGCGCGACCAGGGCGCGGAGTGGATCCACCTCGTCGACCTCGACGCGGCGTTCGGCCGTGGCGACAACCGCAGGGTGATCGCGAAGGCGATCCACGAGGTCGAGGGCGTCTCGGTCGAGCTCTCCGGCGGCATCCGCGACGACGCGTCGCTCGAGGCCGCGCTGGCCACCGGCGCCGCCCGCGTCAACCTCGGGACCGCCGCGCTCGAGAAGCCGGAGTGGGCGGCGCGGGTCATCGGCGAGTACGGCGAGCAGATCGCCGTGGGGCTGGACGTCCGTGGGACCACCCTCGCCAGTCGCGGTTGGACCGAGGACGCCGGCGACCTGTGGGAGGTGCTGGACCGGCTCGAGGCAGCCGGCTGCGCCCGGTACGTCGTGACCGACGTCACCAAGGACGGCACCCTGCAGGGGCCGAACGTCGAGCTCCTCCGCGCCGTCTGCGACCGGACGGACCAGCCCGTCGTCGCCTCCGGCGGGATCTCGACCCTCGACGACCTCCGCGCGCTGCGCGAGCTCGTGCCGCACGGCCTCGAGGGCGCCATCATCGGCAAGGCCCTGTACTCCGGCGCGTTCACGCTGCCGGCCGCGCTCGACATCGCCTCGGAGTAG
- a CDS encoding ScpA family protein encodes MRNFDGPFDLLLSLITKHELDITEVALGAVTGEFIQYVRQAESADELDEASEFLVVAATLLDLKIAGLLPQGELVDAEDVALLEARDLLFARLLQYRAFKQAAEWFGDRWQQESRRHVRRVRLEERFRARTPELVWTLSVQDFAAIATLAFAPREIPTVGLDHLHAPLVSIREQAAIVVSILRTRADEDVSFRELVAGVSETGIVVARFLAILELYRNASISFEQFEPLGELTLRWTAEDWSDESLANLGADYDG; translated from the coding sequence CTGCGCAACTTCGACGGTCCGTTCGACCTGTTGCTGTCGCTCATCACGAAGCACGAGCTCGACATCACCGAGGTCGCCCTCGGAGCAGTCACCGGGGAGTTCATCCAGTACGTGCGCCAGGCCGAGTCGGCGGACGAGCTCGACGAGGCGAGCGAGTTCCTCGTCGTCGCCGCCACCCTGCTCGACCTGAAGATCGCCGGACTCCTGCCGCAGGGCGAACTGGTCGACGCCGAGGACGTCGCGCTGCTCGAGGCCCGCGACCTGCTGTTCGCCCGACTCCTGCAGTACCGGGCGTTCAAGCAGGCCGCGGAGTGGTTCGGTGACCGCTGGCAGCAGGAGTCGCGTCGGCACGTGCGCCGCGTCCGGCTCGAGGAGCGGTTCCGCGCGCGGACGCCCGAACTCGTCTGGACGCTGTCCGTGCAGGACTTCGCCGCGATCGCCACGCTCGCGTTCGCACCGCGGGAGATCCCGACCGTCGGCCTCGACCACCTGCACGCCCCGCTCGTCAGCATCCGGGAGCAGGCGGCGATCGTCGTGTCGATCCTGCGCACCCGCGCCGACGAGGACGTGTCGTTCCGCGAGCTGGTCGCCGGTGTCTCGGAGACGGGTATCGTGGTGGCTCGCTTCCTGGCGATCCTGGAGCTGTACCGGAACGCGTCGATCTCGTTCGAGCAGTTCGAACCGCTGGGGGAGCTGACACTCCGCTGGACCGCCGAGGACTGGTCCGACGAGAGCCTCGCCAACCTGGGAGCCGACTATGACGGATGA
- the cmk gene encoding (d)CMP kinase translates to MPQGAFVAKTVIAVDGPAGSGKSSVSRAAARALGFGYQDTGAAYRALAWHALQQGVDLDDPAAVVASWETFDYAIGTDPDDYFVRVGDTDVTEAIRTPEVTAAVAHIAKLPEVREKLVQLFRQVMRKADAQGIITEGRDITTVVAPDAEVRILLTADESVRMARRSAEVTTQSAAETSAALARRDAADAKVVDFMNAADGVTTLDSTDLDFDQTVQAVVDLARAATH, encoded by the coding sequence CTGCCGCAGGGAGCCTTCGTCGCGAAGACCGTCATCGCGGTCGACGGTCCGGCCGGCAGCGGCAAGTCGAGCGTCTCGCGTGCCGCCGCCCGGGCGCTCGGTTTCGGGTACCAGGACACCGGCGCCGCCTACCGTGCCCTGGCGTGGCACGCGCTGCAGCAGGGCGTCGACCTCGACGACCCGGCGGCCGTCGTGGCGAGCTGGGAGACCTTCGACTACGCGATCGGCACCGACCCCGACGACTACTTCGTCCGCGTCGGCGACACCGACGTCACGGAAGCGATCCGCACGCCGGAGGTCACCGCCGCGGTGGCGCACATCGCGAAGCTGCCCGAGGTCCGCGAGAAGCTCGTGCAGCTCTTCCGACAGGTGATGCGGAAGGCCGACGCGCAGGGGATCATCACCGAGGGGCGTGACATCACCACGGTGGTCGCTCCCGACGCGGAGGTCCGCATCCTGCTCACCGCCGACGAGTCGGTTAGGATGGCTCGGCGTTCGGCAGAGGTCACGACCCAGTCGGCCGCCGAGACCTCCGCCGCACTCGCCCGACGTGATGCGGCGGACGCCAAGGTCGTCGACTTCATGAACGCCGCGGACGGCGTCACGACGCTCGACTCCACCGACCTCGACTTCGACCAGACCGTGCAGGCGGTCGTCGACCTGGCCCGAGCGGCCACGCACTGA
- a CDS encoding pseudouridine synthase, protein MQKVIAAAGIASRRVAENLIVEGRVTINGEVVDALGRRVDPETDQIAVDGVPVQVDSSRRYVLLNKPTGMVSSLQDERGRRDLSEYVDRYEERLFNVGRLDAETSGLLLLTNDGDLAHVLAHPSFGVTKTYIAKVAGNVNPATVQRLLEGVELEDGPIAADKVRLLESSRGESLVEITLHSGRNRIVRRMLDAVDHPVLELVRRSFGPLQLGSLPIGRTRELSTVELGGLLRIARDAKASAQVDTDEETAD, encoded by the coding sequence CTGCAGAAGGTGATCGCCGCTGCCGGGATCGCGTCCCGACGGGTCGCGGAGAACCTGATCGTCGAGGGCCGCGTGACGATCAACGGCGAGGTCGTCGACGCCCTCGGGCGGCGGGTGGACCCGGAGACGGACCAGATCGCGGTGGACGGGGTGCCGGTGCAGGTGGACAGCTCGCGCCGCTACGTGCTCCTCAACAAGCCGACGGGCATGGTGTCGAGCCTGCAGGACGAGCGGGGACGGCGCGACCTGTCCGAGTACGTCGACCGCTACGAGGAACGCCTGTTCAACGTCGGTCGCCTCGACGCCGAGACCTCGGGGCTCCTGCTCCTGACGAACGACGGTGACCTCGCGCACGTCCTCGCGCACCCGTCCTTCGGTGTGACGAAGACGTACATCGCGAAGGTCGCGGGCAACGTCAACCCGGCGACCGTGCAGCGGCTGCTCGAGGGTGTCGAACTCGAGGACGGGCCGATCGCGGCGGACAAGGTGCGGCTGCTCGAGTCCTCCCGCGGCGAGTCCCTGGTCGAGATCACGCTGCACTCGGGCCGCAACCGCATCGTGCGGCGCATGCTCGACGCAGTCGACCACCCCGTGCTCGAACTCGTCCGTCGGTCCTTCGGTCCGCTGCAGCTCGGCTCGCTGCCGATCGGGCGGACGCGGGAGCTGTCGACGGTCGAGCTCGGTGGGCTCCTCCGCATCGCCCGCGACGCGAAGGCCTCTGCACAGGTCGACACCGACGAGGAGACTGCCGACTGA
- the scpB gene encoding SMC-Scp complex subunit ScpB → MTDDARAASSSAEPGGADEVAEARAVEQELLATQAARAELPVDRQLEAILMIADEPQSLVALGAAVGAPVPAVRQAIERLVADFDGVDGTVRRGFELREVGGGWRFYVRRELDDVVEQFVEAERPARLSQAALETLAVVAYKQPITRSQIASIRAVNVDGVVRTLVARGLIEESFTDAETGAINYVTSDLLLQQLGINSLDELPLISPLLEDGADGFGHNEGIPDGRV, encoded by the coding sequence ATGACGGATGACGCACGCGCCGCCTCGTCGAGCGCCGAACCCGGGGGAGCGGACGAGGTGGCCGAGGCCCGCGCCGTCGAGCAGGAGCTCCTCGCGACGCAGGCCGCCCGCGCGGAGCTCCCGGTCGACCGGCAGCTCGAGGCGATCCTCATGATCGCGGACGAACCCCAGTCCCTGGTCGCCCTCGGTGCGGCGGTCGGTGCACCCGTCCCCGCCGTCCGCCAGGCGATCGAGCGGCTCGTCGCCGACTTCGACGGTGTCGACGGCACCGTGCGGCGGGGCTTCGAACTCCGCGAGGTCGGTGGCGGGTGGCGCTTCTACGTCCGACGGGAGCTCGACGACGTGGTCGAGCAGTTCGTCGAGGCCGAACGCCCCGCCCGACTCTCGCAGGCCGCCCTCGAGACCCTCGCCGTCGTCGCCTACAAGCAGCCGATCACCCGCTCGCAGATCGCCTCGATCCGTGCGGTGAACGTCGACGGTGTCGTCCGCACCCTCGTCGCCCGCGGGCTCATCGAGGAGTCGTTCACCGACGCCGAGACCGGCGCCATCAACTACGTCACGTCCGACCTGCTGCTCCAGCAGCTCGGCATCAACTCGCTCGACGAACTGCCGCTCATCTCGCCGCTCCTGGAGGACGGCGCGGACGGTTTCGGGCACAACGAAGGGATCCCCGATGGCCGCGTATGA
- a CDS encoding prephenate dehydrogenase, with protein MTDAPAPLADPDIDRRLRGPVRVVGAGLLGASIGLALREKGVDVVLDDVSPAALALAVDYGAGRRPAEGDQPELVVVAVPPDVVAAVVERELAAFPHAIVTDVASVKTGPLERLRASGADVSRYIGSHPMAGRERSGPTAARADLFVGRPWVIAGHDAISYQRAAVVEDLALDVGATVVPMEPESHDLAVAYVSHAPQLVSTLMAARLRDAPDGSLGLAGGGVRDVTRIAASDPGLWVQIIGANAAHIKPVLADLRDDLDRVLRALDAPDAQGSPRTIAETIAAGNRGVERLPGKHGTTKRFAQVVVLVDDTPGQIAALLQFIGEIGINLEDMRLEHSPGAPIGIVEVSVVPEQEQRLVEELEGRGWRIAAAWA; from the coding sequence GTGACCGACGCCCCCGCCCCGCTCGCCGACCCGGACATCGACCGGCGGCTCCGCGGACCCGTGCGGGTCGTCGGTGCCGGGCTGCTCGGAGCGTCCATCGGACTCGCGCTGCGCGAGAAGGGCGTCGACGTCGTGCTCGACGACGTGTCGCCGGCCGCGCTGGCGCTCGCCGTGGACTACGGCGCCGGTCGTCGCCCGGCCGAGGGGGACCAGCCAGAGCTCGTCGTGGTCGCGGTGCCGCCGGACGTGGTGGCGGCCGTGGTCGAACGCGAGCTCGCAGCGTTCCCGCACGCGATCGTCACCGACGTCGCGAGCGTGAAGACCGGGCCGCTCGAACGGCTGCGGGCATCCGGAGCCGACGTCTCGCGGTACATCGGCTCCCACCCGATGGCGGGTCGGGAGCGCAGTGGTCCCACCGCGGCCCGGGCCGACCTGTTCGTCGGACGGCCGTGGGTGATCGCCGGCCACGACGCCATCTCCTACCAGCGGGCCGCCGTCGTCGAGGACCTCGCGCTCGACGTCGGGGCGACCGTGGTCCCGATGGAGCCGGAGTCGCACGACCTCGCCGTCGCGTACGTCTCGCACGCGCCCCAGCTCGTCTCGACGCTCATGGCGGCACGGCTGCGGGACGCACCGGACGGTTCGCTCGGCCTGGCGGGCGGCGGTGTCCGCGACGTGACCCGCATCGCCGCGAGCGACCCGGGGCTGTGGGTGCAGATCATCGGCGCGAACGCCGCGCACATCAAGCCGGTGCTCGCCGACCTGCGCGACGACCTCGACCGGGTGCTCCGTGCCCTGGACGCCCCCGACGCCCAGGGCTCGCCCCGCACGATCGCCGAGACCATCGCCGCCGGCAACCGCGGTGTGGAGCGCCTGCCGGGCAAGCACGGCACCACGAAGCGCTTCGCCCAGGTGGTCGTCCTCGTCGACGACACCCCGGGCCAGATCGCCGCGCTCCTGCAGTTCATCGGGGAGATCGGCATCAACCTCGAGGACATGCGCCTCGAGCACTCACCGGGTGCACCCATCGGCATCGTCGAGGTGTCGGTCGTGCCCGAGCAGGAACAGCGACTCGTCGAAGAGCTCGAGGGTCGCGGATGGAGGATCGCAGCAGCATGGGCCTGA